The following coding sequences lie in one Scatophagus argus isolate fScaArg1 chromosome 9, fScaArg1.pri, whole genome shotgun sequence genomic window:
- the sbk3 gene encoding uncharacterized serine/threonine-protein kinase SBK3 isoform X1, with product MAAAAAQELDERCFLSAQSMTSLKVSEHFQVVKLLGEGSYGKVMLAVHKKRGTPMALKFFPRQSTSLTSFLREYNLSLSYCTHPSLTRALGIFFSTPSYYVFAQQAGLYGDLYSVIVSEVGVDEDCVQRVMAQLSSAVTHLHSLGFVHRDIKPENIFLCDSSCRWVKLGDFGLARAIGSTVRAVWYESPFCTPEVEPAKAWESRECDGTEEEMEDIWITVEPCIDSWALGVLVYCLLTGCFPWEESTHDDRGYRRYKEWFTHEAEKEEKIRDGECTGEEEIDSYTVMKENQKNNPPPSQFEGLSPLVMTLFKELLHPDPKHRGSPEEILSYLGGPWLMETEKEEKRKAEEAEKEARKIREGGGVAEELMREGRGER from the exons ATGGCA gctgcagcagctcaggaaCTTGATGAGCGATGTTTCCTGTCAGCACAGTCCATGACCAGCCTGAAGGTATCCGAACACTTCCAGGTGGTAAAGCTGCTGGGAGAGGGATCCTACGGAAAGGTCATGTTAGCTGTACACAAGAAGAGAG GAACCCCTATGGCTCTGAAGTTCTTCCCTCGTCAGTCTACCTCCCTCACCTCCTTCCTGCGTGAATACAACCTCTCCCTTTCTTACTGCACCCATCCTTCTCTGACACGGGCTCTCGGCATCTTCTTTTCCACACCATCCTACTACGTGTTTGCCCAGCAAGCTGGTCTATATGGTGACCTCTACAGTGTGATAGTGTCAGAG gtcGGGGTGGATGAAGACTGTGTACAGAGGGTGATGGCCCAGCTGAGCAGTGCAGTCACACATCTCCACTCCCTGGGCTTTGTCCATCGTGACATCAAACCTGAGAATATCTTCCTGTGTGACAGTTCCTGTCGCTGGGTCAAACTGGGTGACTTTGGCCTCGCTCGGGCCATCGGCTCCACTGTTCGTGCTGTCTGGTACGAGTCGCCCTTCTGTACTCCAGAGGTGGAACCTGCCAAGGCGTGGGAGAGTAGAGAGTGCGATGGAActgaagaggagatggaggacatTTGGATAACAGTGGAGCCCTGTATTGACAGCTGGGCTCTTGGCGTACTCGTCTACTGCCTCTTGACTGGCTGCTTCCCCTGGGAGGAGAGCACCCACGACGACCGTGGCTACCGAAGATACAAGGAGTGGTTTACCCATGAGgctgaaaaggaggagaagatcAGGGATGGTGAGTGTACTGGTGAGGAGGAAATAGACAGTTACACAGTTATGAAGGAAAACCAAAAGAACAACCCTCCTCCTTCACAGTTTGAGGGCCTCAGCCCTCTAGTGATGACTCTTTTCAAGGAGCTGCTCCACCCTGACCCTAAACACAGAGGAAGCCCCGAGGAGATCCTGAGCTACCTGGGAGGACCATGGCTGATGGAGAcggaaaaagaggagaagaggaaggcagaggaggCGGAGAAGGAGGCCAGAAAAataagagagggaggaggggtagCGGAGGAACTGATGAGGGAAGGAAGAGGGGAGAGATAA
- the sbk3 gene encoding uncharacterized serine/threonine-protein kinase SBK3 isoform X2: MFPVSTVHDQPEGTPMALKFFPRQSTSLTSFLREYNLSLSYCTHPSLTRALGIFFSTPSYYVFAQQAGLYGDLYSVIVSEVGVDEDCVQRVMAQLSSAVTHLHSLGFVHRDIKPENIFLCDSSCRWVKLGDFGLARAIGSTVRAVWYESPFCTPEVEPAKAWESRECDGTEEEMEDIWITVEPCIDSWALGVLVYCLLTGCFPWEESTHDDRGYRRYKEWFTHEAEKEEKIRDGECTGEEEIDSYTVMKENQKNNPPPSQFEGLSPLVMTLFKELLHPDPKHRGSPEEILSYLGGPWLMETEKEEKRKAEEAEKEARKIREGGGVAEELMREGRGER, translated from the exons ATGTTTCCTGTCAGCACAGTCCATGACCAGCCTGAAG GAACCCCTATGGCTCTGAAGTTCTTCCCTCGTCAGTCTACCTCCCTCACCTCCTTCCTGCGTGAATACAACCTCTCCCTTTCTTACTGCACCCATCCTTCTCTGACACGGGCTCTCGGCATCTTCTTTTCCACACCATCCTACTACGTGTTTGCCCAGCAAGCTGGTCTATATGGTGACCTCTACAGTGTGATAGTGTCAGAG gtcGGGGTGGATGAAGACTGTGTACAGAGGGTGATGGCCCAGCTGAGCAGTGCAGTCACACATCTCCACTCCCTGGGCTTTGTCCATCGTGACATCAAACCTGAGAATATCTTCCTGTGTGACAGTTCCTGTCGCTGGGTCAAACTGGGTGACTTTGGCCTCGCTCGGGCCATCGGCTCCACTGTTCGTGCTGTCTGGTACGAGTCGCCCTTCTGTACTCCAGAGGTGGAACCTGCCAAGGCGTGGGAGAGTAGAGAGTGCGATGGAActgaagaggagatggaggacatTTGGATAACAGTGGAGCCCTGTATTGACAGCTGGGCTCTTGGCGTACTCGTCTACTGCCTCTTGACTGGCTGCTTCCCCTGGGAGGAGAGCACCCACGACGACCGTGGCTACCGAAGATACAAGGAGTGGTTTACCCATGAGgctgaaaaggaggagaagatcAGGGATGGTGAGTGTACTGGTGAGGAGGAAATAGACAGTTACACAGTTATGAAGGAAAACCAAAAGAACAACCCTCCTCCTTCACAGTTTGAGGGCCTCAGCCCTCTAGTGATGACTCTTTTCAAGGAGCTGCTCCACCCTGACCCTAAACACAGAGGAAGCCCCGAGGAGATCCTGAGCTACCTGGGAGGACCATGGCTGATGGAGAcggaaaaagaggagaagaggaaggcagaggaggCGGAGAAGGAGGCCAGAAAAataagagagggaggaggggtagCGGAGGAACTGATGAGGGAAGGAAGAGGGGAGAGATAA
- the mfap5 gene encoding microfibril associated protein 5, which translates to MGSLPVVLLLCSFHALTAVAQVQQAESTEAPGGTLPANCREEMYPCTRMYSVHRPIRKCIGTVCLYSLPRVYVINKEICMRTVCQQDEYLKAELCRELSGWPRRIERSSNKKRCHNRRSNPKTLANNA; encoded by the exons ATGGGCAGCCTTCCAGTGGTCCTGCTCCTCTGCAGTTTCCACG CGCTCACAGCTGTAGCCCAAGTCCAGCAGGCTG AAAGCACTGAGGCACCTGGAGGCACCTTGCCAGCCA ACTGCAGGGAGGAGATGTATCCTTGCACCAGGATGTACTCGGTTCACCGGCCCATCAGGAAATGCATTGGCACTGTTTGTCTCTACAG CCTTCCCCGCGTCTATGTGATCAACAAAGAGATCTGTATGAGGACAGTGTGCCAACAGGATGAGTACCTGAAAG CCGAACTGTGCAGAGAACTGTCTGGGTGGCCCAGGCGTATTGAGAGGTCATCTAATAAGAAACGCTGTCACAATCGCCGTAGCAACCCCAAAACCTTGGCAAACAACGCCTGA
- the LOC124064633 gene encoding adaptin ear-binding coat-associated protein 1-like — translation MATEGQFEYESVLCVKPEVNVYRIPPRASNRAIRAADWKLDAPDWTGRMRLTARGKVAYVKLEDKISGELFAQAPVDEFPGIAVETVSDSSRYFVLRIQDDNGRSAFIGIGFGDRGDAFDFNVALQDHFKWVKQETELTKQAQAPDNTPKLDLGFKEGQTITLNIGQSKKKDRSRPQSSGGFGLLPPPPGGKLAPPPSSRSTNHSIQPSAAGSETGTLLDLDSSNSNSAAPVNPTTSASSDLWGDFDPVSPK, via the exons ATGGCGACCGAGGGTCAGTTCGAGTACGAGTCGGTCCTCTGTGTCAAACCTGAAGTCAACGTTTACCGAATCCCACCGAGAGCATCCAACCGGGCTATCAG ggCTGCTGATTGGAAGCTGGACGCTCCTGACTGGACAGGACGCATGCGTCTGACAGCCCGGGGCAAAGTGGCCTACGTGAAATTGGAAGACAAAATCTCTg GGGAGCTGTTTGCCCAAGCACCAGTGGACGAGTTCCCTGGCATCGCAGTGGAAACAGTCAGTGACTCAAGCCGTTACTTTGTGCTCCGCATTCAGGATGACAACG GTCGCAGTGCCTTCATAGGCATAGGTTTTGGAGACCGAGGCGATGCCTTCGACTTCAATGTTGCACTCCAGGACCACTTCAA GTGggtaaaacaggaaactgaattGACCAAGCAGGCACAGGCTCCAGACAACACTCCTAAACTCGACCTTGGCTTCAAAGAAGGACAGACCATCACTCTCAATATTGGG CAATCAAAAAAGAAGGACAGGTCTCGTCCTCAGAGTTCAGGTGGCTTTGGgcttcttccacctcctcctgggGGAAAGTTAGCCCCACCTCCTTCATCCAGATCTACCAATCATAGCATACAACCATCCgcagcaggaagtgaaactg GTACTTTGCTGGATCTGGACTCCAGTAATTCCAACTCAGCGGCTCCAGTCAACCCCACCACCTCAGCCAGCTCTGACCTGTGGGGAGACTTTGACCCTGTATCCCCGAAGTGA
- the aicda gene encoding single-stranded DNA cytosine deaminase, translating to MITKLDSVLLPRKKFIYHYKNVRWARGRHETYLCFVVKRRVGPDTLTFDFGHLRNRNGCHVELLFLRYLGALCPGLWGYAGTGEKRLSYSITWFCSWSPCANCSARLCQFLHQTPNLRLRIFVSRLYFCDMEDSREREGLRMLTKAGVQITVMSYKDFFYCWQTFVARKQSNFKAWEELHRNSVRLTRKLSRILQPCEIDDLRDAFKLLGL from the exons ATGATTACAAAGCTAGACAG TGTGCTTTTGCCCAGAAAAAAGTTTATCTACCATTACAAGAACGTACGCTGGGCTAGGGGTCGGCATGAGACATATCTCTGCTTTGTGGTGAAGAGGCGAGTGGGCCCAGACACCTTAACTTTTGACTTTGGACACCTCCGCAATCGCAATGGCTGCCATGTAGAG CTCCTGTTCCTGCGCTACCTGGGAGCCTTGTGTCCTGGCTTGTGGGGGTATGCAGGTACTGGAGAGAAGAGGCTAAGTTACTCCATCACCTGGTTCTGCTCCTGGTCCCCCTGTGCTAACTGTTCTGCCAGACTGTGCCAGTTCCTTCACCAGACACCTAATCTTCGGCTCAGGATCTTCGTCTCTCGTCTTTACTTCTGTGACATGGAGGACAGCCGTGAAAGAGAGGGATTAAGAATGCTGACAAAAGCTGGTGTGCAGATCACAGTCATGAGTTACAAAG ACTTCTTCTATTGCTGGCAGACCTTTGTGGCCCGTAAGCAGAGCAACTTTAAGGCATGGGAAGAGCTGCATCGAAACTCTGTACGCCTTACCAGAAAACTCAGCCGCATCCTCCAG cCCTGTGAAATAGATGATTTAAGAGATGCCTTCAAGCTTCTTGGACTGTGA
- the nat14 gene encoding probable N-acetyltransferase 14: protein MVRLELDQVVMRRMKEDDIEVVKALIKEGCEGTENRLILHILTRPLCLFILAVFSSILRCLVHSFILALAIPVFLLTVFLKITIPRSIGVLGSSRPYWDYMGSSYRGTQDETLQNPYSRISGKTPVIKRQRRRIDPKDKDKEMSEKVTPEREQTAGQVWVADCEGDILGCIFRESENRAGIRRICRLVTGSWYRREGLGRLLVQSLEQRERETGAHRVYAHVPYPSKVGEVFFRKLGFLQLGEGPDEEDSEEKNLETPQRSFLGYPLTKVFYKDL from the exons ATGGTGAGGCTGGAGCTGGATCAGGtggtgatgaggaggatgaaggaggatGACATAGAGGTGGTCAAAGCCCTTATCAAG GAGGGCTGTGAGGGCACAGAAAACCGTCTCATCTTGCACATCCTTACTCGTCCGCTCTGCCTCTTCATCCTGGCTGTCTTCTCCTCAATCTTGCGCTGCCTTGTCCACTCCTTTATCCTAGCACTTGCTATTCCTGTCTTCCTGCTAACTGTCTTTCTCAAGATCACCATACCGCGGTCCATAGGGGTTCTGGGCAGCAGCCGCCCCTACTGGGACTACATGGGGAGCAGCTACAGAGGGACACAGGATGAGACGCTGCAGAATCCCTACTCCAGGATCAGTGGCAAGACGCCAGTGATTAAAAGG CAAAGACGCAGAATTGACCCCAAAGACAAGGACAAAGAGATGTCAGAGAAGGTCACCCCAGAGAGGGAACAGACAGCGGGGCAGGTCTGGGTTGCAGACTGCGAGGGTGACATCCTGGGTTGCATCTTCAGAGAAAGTGAGAATCGAGCAGGCATCAGGAGGATCTGCAGATTGGTGACGGGCAGCTGGTACCGCAGGGAGGGCCTGGGTCGGCTGCTAGTCCAAAGTctggaacagagagagagggagactggtGCTCATAGAGTGTATGCACACGTCCCCTACCCCTCCAAGGTGGGGGAGGTCTTCTTCAGGAAGCTGGGTTTTCTGCAACTTGGGGAGGGGCCTGATGAAGAAGACAGCGAGGAAAAAAACCTGGAGACTCCTCAGAGAAGCTTTCTGGGATACCCCCTCACTAAGGTGTTTTACAAAGACCTGTGA